The Azospirillum brasilense genome window below encodes:
- a CDS encoding ammonium transporter, with product MSRLFTLAAPTMAAILGLAGLPAAALAQEAAAAAAEPTLSSGDTAWMLVATALVLFMTIPGLALFYGGMVRKMNVLSVVMQSFAICCLVSILWFFAGYSIAFTEGTPYFGSLSKFMLAGITKDSLTGVIPETIFVVFQMTFAIITPALITGAFADRMKFSSMLVFTGLWSLIVYAPITHWVWGPGGYLAGDGVLDYAGGTVVHINAGVAGLVAAIVLGKRKGYPNENFAPHNLVLSLIGASMLWVGWFGFNAGSAVAADGRAGMAMLVTQIAAATAAMSWLLVEWATKGKPSVLGIISGAIAGLVAITPASGFVGPTGALVIGLAAGVICYWGATGLKRALGYDDSLDAFGVHGVGGIVGAILTGVFAQEAIGGTAGALEGNVGQIWTQVYGILATIVYSAVGSFIILKVIDVVMGLRVDEDVERDGLDLALHGETIH from the coding sequence ATGAGCCGTCTCTTCACCCTCGCCGCGCCGACGATGGCGGCGATTCTGGGCTTGGCCGGTCTGCCTGCCGCCGCCCTCGCCCAGGAAGCGGCCGCCGCCGCGGCCGAACCCACCCTGAGCAGCGGCGACACGGCTTGGATGCTGGTCGCCACGGCGCTGGTTCTGTTCATGACCATCCCGGGTCTGGCTCTGTTCTACGGCGGCATGGTCCGCAAGATGAACGTGCTGTCGGTCGTGATGCAGAGCTTTGCGATCTGCTGCCTGGTCAGCATCCTGTGGTTCTTCGCCGGTTACAGCATCGCCTTTACCGAAGGCACCCCGTATTTCGGCAGCCTGTCCAAGTTCATGCTGGCCGGCATCACCAAGGACAGCCTGACGGGCGTCATTCCCGAGACGATCTTCGTCGTCTTCCAGATGACCTTCGCCATCATCACCCCGGCCCTGATCACCGGCGCCTTCGCCGACCGCATGAAGTTCTCCTCGATGCTGGTCTTCACGGGCCTGTGGTCGCTGATCGTCTACGCGCCGATCACCCACTGGGTCTGGGGTCCGGGCGGCTATCTGGCGGGTGACGGCGTGCTCGACTACGCCGGCGGCACCGTGGTGCACATCAACGCGGGCGTGGCCGGTCTGGTCGCCGCCATCGTGCTGGGCAAGCGCAAGGGCTATCCGAACGAGAACTTCGCTCCGCACAACCTGGTGCTCAGCCTGATCGGCGCCTCGATGCTGTGGGTCGGCTGGTTCGGCTTCAACGCGGGTTCCGCCGTGGCCGCCGACGGCCGTGCGGGCATGGCCATGCTGGTCACGCAGATCGCCGCCGCCACCGCCGCCATGTCCTGGCTGCTGGTCGAGTGGGCCACCAAGGGCAAGCCTTCGGTTCTCGGCATCATCTCCGGCGCCATCGCCGGTCTGGTCGCCATCACCCCGGCCTCGGGCTTCGTCGGTCCGACCGGCGCCCTGGTCATCGGTCTGGCCGCCGGCGTGATCTGCTACTGGGGCGCCACCGGCCTGAAGCGCGCCCTCGGCTATGACGACTCGCTGGACGCCTTCGGCGTGCACGGCGTGGGCGGCATCGTCGGCGCCATCCTGACCGGCGTCTTCGCCCAGGAAGCCATCGGCGGCACCGCCGGCGCCCTGGAAGGCAACGTCGGCCAGATCTGGACGCAGGTCTACGGCATTCTCGCCACCATCGTCTACTCGGCGGTCGGCTCCTTCATCATCCTGAAGGTCATCGACGTGGTGATGGGCCTGCGCGTCGACGAGGACGTCGAGCGCGACGGCCTGGACCTCGCCCTGCACGGCGAGACCATCCACTAA